TTAGCCGCGTCCTATGGAGCGGCTTGTGCAGTTCTGATCGAACGATCGCGGACACCAGTTTTGGTTAACCTTACCAAGTGGCAAATCCTCGAAGCTAGCATTGCTTGGACCAGCTTGACACCGTCATTGGCCCGGATGAAGCGACAAGCCCAATGCAGATACGTTTTCTCGGTACGGATTGCCTTTCCGCGTAGATGAATCGCATCGGAGAGTCGATGAAAGAGTTCCGGGTGAGAGCGGATGGTATGGGCGAAGCGGGTGTTTCCGGCGCGCTCGGCAAAATGCTCCGCCGAAAGCGCCGGGGTGGTGCGGGCGATAGTGGGATGTTGAGTGGATAGTGTCATCGCGGAATCGAGCCAGTGTTGCCAGTCAATGGCGTTCACTGACGCGTATTGAATGGTGTTCAACAGCGTCCGTATAGCATCGATGGCCTGACGGTATTGCCAGTCTTCGAGGCGGCTATCACGGCCAAGGCTCTTCAAGTAGCCATTTACTTGCTCTGGGTCAATGTTGTGGATTCTTCGGTTGGGGAAAGCGGCGATGAACTGCTCGGCGCGCTTCAAGTACCACTTGGCAGCAGATGGCTTGACACCTTGGGACTGAAGCTGGTGGATGTAGCGATCCCAGAAGCGGGCTACAGAGTTCGCGTCCTTGCTAGAAGGCATGGTAGGTTGCTCCTCAGTCATCCTTGACGTCTGGTACAGGAAGCAACAGGAAGGCACAGAGATGCAAGAGCTGGAAGGTGTTATACAGCGTCCGTATAACACGCAAAAAGCCGCATCCGTTGAATCAACTTATGTTTCCCAAATAGGCTCGACGCAATGAATAAGAACACTGCACGCAATTTGGCAAAAGTCCTGAAGCACGATCTCGGTAGTTGTCCTGAGTTTCATCTTTCGGAGGAAATTCGGCACCTCCCTCTGGGAGGGTTCCACTCATTTGCGGATGGCAAGCCCTGCATGGGTGCGTTCCGAATTGAGCGAGTTGATGGTGAAGCACTTTGGTTGCTAGTCATCGATTGGTATG
This Halorhodospira halochloris DNA region includes the following protein-coding sequences:
- a CDS encoding phage integrase N-terminal SAM-like domain-containing protein; translation: MPSSKDANSVARFWDRYIHQLQSQGVKPSAAKWYLKRAEQFIAAFPNRRIHNIDPEQVNGYLKSLGRDSRLEDWQYRQAIDAIRTLLNTIQYASVNAIDWQHWLDSAMTLSTQHPTIARTTPALSAEHFAERAGNTRFAHTIRSHPELFHRLSDAIHLRGKAIRTEKTYLHWACRFIRANDGVKLVQAMLASRICHLVRLTKTGVRDRSIRTAQAAP